A region from the Canis lupus dingo isolate Sandy chromosome X, ASM325472v2, whole genome shotgun sequence genome encodes:
- the LOC112649410 gene encoding uncharacterized protein LOC112649410, with translation MEKDIVSHEEALVSQANNTDPGTAAAEAGPLPEAENPPEGAPAAASSGVDVGQESTGPGENEEMQDMSVVSMLPSVKADGGPCPEGVLVPGDVTPQGANPEGNAGKPGSGKRRNRKRSTIVYLPWPLTLQTRASSAAPVLGQTRILGSLSLADTEEEVVYETSEPGGDKEAENTAVLSQPQEAPADALWPAASPVEPPLEDASLAANEEINKGRKNRRKGRNKKNRRIMASPWPLTVQAWASVTGSDQAETASARDSSLDNDGASVEEHKSQGPEGEEDNPSAEALYQSAQEEAPESSAHLEQASGEEGESLAADSEGDGEQSGHKRSTSKEKSVLAHPWPLTVQAWASFRAADSVQAQPQEESSAASIGVAVGQKKQPQLENSKEEAKSASPWPVRAQASAPSSESAQRQVSLKRAPSQDPQSKVSQTRRGCQGRCKEQVQGDAEQTVESGQEWRSTERYPEDQDFWECTVVNFARQVDCRYCGELCSQERMESLTVTKTHTHMGT, from the coding sequence ATGGAAAAGGACATTGTAAGTCACGAGGAGGCTCTGGTGAGCCAAGCAAACAACACAGACCCGGGCACcgcagcagcagaggcaggaccCCTGCCCGAGGCTGAGAATCCACCTGAAGGTGCCCCAGCGGCTGCAAGTAGTGGGGTCGATGTGGGGCAGGAAAGCACCGGGCCGGGAGAGAATGAGGAGATGCAGGATATGTCTGTTGTTAGTATGCTTCCCAGCGTGAAGGCTGATGGTGGCCCGTGCCCAGAGGGGGTTCTGGTTCCAGGCGATGTGACCCCACAGGGGGCTAACCCCGAGGGAAATGCAGGGAAGCCAGGCAGCGGGAAAAGGAGGAATAGAAAGCGGAGCACGATCGTCTATCTGCCCTGGCCTCTGACACTGCAGACTCGAGCGTCTTCTGCAGCCCCCGTGCTGGGCCAGACTCGCATCCTGGGGTCTCTGTCGCTGGCTGATACTGAAGAGGAGGTAGTGTATGAAACCAGTGAGCCAGGGGGGGACAAGGAGGCAGAGAACACAGCCGTTCTCTCTCAGCCTCAGGAGGCACCTGCTGATGCCCTGTGGCCAGCAGCAAGTCCCGTTGAGCCCCCTCTTGAGGATGCATCCCTGGCAGCCAATGAGGAGATAAACAAAGGGCGGAAAAATAGACGGAaggggagaaataaaaagaatagaaggatCATGGCTAGTCCTTGGCCTCTGACGGTCCAGGCCTGGGCATCGGTCACAGGCTCAGATCAGGCAGAGACAGCTTCGGCACGGGATTCATCACTTGATAATGATGGGGCCAGTGTGGAGGAGCATAAAAGCCAGGGTCCAGAGGGTGAGGAGGATAACCCATCAGCCGAAGCTCTTTATCAAAGTGCACAGGAGGAGGCCCCAGAATCATCTGCCCATCTGGAGCAGGCctcaggagaggaaggggagtcCCTCGCTGCGGACAGCGAGGGAGATGGAGAGCAGAGCGGACACAAAAGGAGTACTAGCAAGGAGAAAAGTGTCTTAGCTCACCCTTGGCCTCTGACAGTACAAGCCTGGGCATCATTCAGAGCAGCAGATTCAGTTCAGGCTCAGCCTCAGGAAGAATCTTCTGCTGCAAGTATAGGGGTGGCTGTGGGGCAGAAAAAACAGCCTCAACTGGAGAACAGTAAGGAGGAAGCAAAGTCCGCTTCTCCTTGGCCTGTAAGGGCCCAGGCTAGTGCCCCCTCCTCAGAGTCAGCTCAGAGGCAGGTTTCATTGAAGAGGGCTCCTTCACAAGACCCCCAGTCGAAGGTGAGCCAAACCAGGAGGGGGTGCCAGGGGAGATGTAAGGAGCAAGTTCAGGGCGATGCAGAGCAAACTGTGGAATCTGGTCAGGAATGGAGAAGCACCGAGAGATATCCAGAGGATCAGGACTTTTGGGAATGCACAGTGGTGAATTTTGCTAGGCAAGTCGACTGTCGCTATTGTGGGGAGCTCTGCTCACAAGAGCGGATGGAGTCTTTGACTGTGACCAAAACCCACACCCACATGGGTACTTGA